Proteins encoded by one window of Candidatus Poribacteria bacterium:
- a CDS encoding phytanoyl-CoA dioxygenase family protein, translating to MRPFVESSDVLSDSDGLRERAERDGYLFFRGLVDPNDVRAVRQGFVDIIARHGWLDAGTEPDELISTQPARIEGMEEFGPVLLAFQSMESFHALAHSPGIVDALGLLFGESVLVHPRNIGRIMFPTTPTTPPHQDYVHIQGTPDVWTAWVPLGAVPVELGGLAVLAGTHREGVYPVQRMTGAGGIGVVTDALEAEHEWVTDDFETGDVLLFHSQTIHRSLPNTTGNRMRLSVDYRYQGVSQPVTEGSLLPHFNRFGWDTVYQGWTSTQYQYYWREMPLNVVPFERGAVRLREEGAKEPVRPGY from the coding sequence GTGAGGCCGTTTGTCGAATCGAGCGATGTGTTGTCGGATTCCGACGGGCTCCGCGAACGGGCGGAGCGCGATGGGTACCTCTTCTTCCGAGGCTTGGTCGATCCGAACGACGTGCGAGCCGTCCGCCAGGGGTTCGTCGATATCATCGCGCGGCATGGCTGGCTGGATGCAGGAACGGAACCGGACGAGCTCATCTCGACGCAGCCCGCGCGGATCGAGGGGATGGAGGAGTTTGGTCCCGTCTTGCTCGCGTTCCAGTCGATGGAGTCGTTCCACGCGCTGGCGCATTCGCCGGGAATCGTTGACGCGCTGGGGCTCCTCTTCGGGGAATCGGTGCTCGTCCATCCGCGCAACATCGGCAGAATCATGTTCCCCACGACGCCCACGACGCCGCCCCATCAGGACTACGTGCACATCCAGGGAACGCCCGATGTCTGGACGGCGTGGGTTCCGCTGGGCGCGGTTCCCGTGGAGCTCGGCGGACTCGCGGTTCTCGCCGGGACGCACCGCGAGGGCGTCTATCCGGTTCAACGCATGACGGGCGCGGGGGGCATCGGCGTCGTCACGGACGCGCTGGAAGCCGAGCACGAATGGGTCACGGACGACTTCGAGACGGGCGACGTGCTCCTGTTCCACAGCCAAACGATCCATCGGAGCCTCCCGAACACGACGGGGAACCGGATGCGCCTGTCGGTGGACTACCGGTATCAGGGTGTGTCGCAGCCGGTGACGGAGGGCTCGCTGCTGCCTCACTTCAACCGGTTCGGATGGGATACGGTCTACCAGGGTTGGACATCGACGCAGTACCAGTACTACTGGCGCGAGATGCCGCTGAACGTCGTTCCGTTCGAGCGAGGAGCTGTCCGGCTGCGAGAGGAGGGGGCGAAGGAGCCGGTTCGCCCAGGTTATTGA
- a CDS encoding creatininase family protein has translation MRLADLTWHELRAVAREAVVVIPLGSLEQHSTHLPFATDSHILNALLDRLEAELERDVLILPPLWIAYSARHLPIKGTVSVPFDAYVDVVTGIVSSLAGAGFGRILLLNGQSDNDAALGAILRKARECHAGLAVVAVSYWALADRPSTSELAWPGHAGDLETSLLLHLRPEAVRRGEIARDEMASSSPHAADVVQYVRIDQCSHHGGVGDPEFADADKGERLFEGIASRLVALIRDYRDGILTR, from the coding sequence ATGAGGCTCGCCGACCTCACGTGGCATGAGCTGAGAGCCGTCGCGCGCGAGGCGGTCGTCGTCATCCCGCTGGGCAGCCTCGAACAGCACAGCACCCATCTCCCCTTCGCCACGGACAGCCACATCTTGAACGCCCTGCTCGACCGCCTGGAGGCGGAGCTCGAGCGCGATGTGCTGATTCTGCCGCCGCTCTGGATCGCCTACTCGGCGCGCCATCTACCCATCAAGGGAACCGTCAGCGTCCCGTTCGACGCGTACGTGGACGTCGTGACCGGCATTGTGTCGAGCCTCGCCGGGGCGGGGTTCGGGCGGATCCTCCTGCTAAACGGCCAGAGCGACAACGATGCCGCACTCGGGGCAATCCTTCGGAAAGCGCGCGAGTGCCACGCCGGGCTCGCCGTCGTTGCCGTCTCCTACTGGGCGCTGGCAGATCGACCATCGACGTCTGAGCTCGCCTGGCCCGGACACGCGGGAGACCTCGAAACCTCCCTCCTCCTCCATCTCCGACCCGAAGCCGTCCGTCGTGGCGAAATCGCCCGCGATGAGATGGCGTCCTCTTCTCCCCACGCCGCCGACGTGGTTCAATACGTCCGCATCGACCAGTGCTCGCATCACGGCGGGGTCGGAGACCCCGAGTTCGCCGATGCCGACAAGGGCGAACGCCTCTTCGAAGGAATCGCGAGCCGGTTGGTCGCGCTCATCCGCGACTACCGCGACGGCATCCTGACGCGCTAG
- a CDS encoding DUF1080 domain-containing protein: MCLSATPCVRQQRAMPRVRHAMGGSMMRRLLMWVCVGVSLVATHAFGLTWDFENPDQFKVWKSVNGDWSIKEGAMVDKDNRQPAQRILVGEASWTDYTIEAKLRVDDGNWAGIVFRAKSDFEYYVAYLNVPDNKSELWRHNPGAHDARNAINSNFAAKDTKVERGKWMDVKIEIAGDLFKYTLNGKPQWEATDGNYKAGKVGVWTWQTSASFDDFSVNGKGIPVGLAVAPQGKAASVWGVLKSR, encoded by the coding sequence ATGTGTCTATCCGCGACTCCATGCGTTCGACAGCAGAGAGCGATGCCGCGAGTACGTCACGCCATGGGAGGGAGCATGATGCGACGACTGCTGATGTGGGTGTGTGTCGGGGTGTCGCTGGTCGCGACACACGCGTTCGGGTTGACATGGGACTTCGAGAACCCGGACCAGTTCAAGGTGTGGAAGTCGGTCAACGGCGACTGGAGCATCAAAGAAGGCGCGATGGTCGACAAGGACAACAGGCAGCCCGCCCAACGGATCCTTGTCGGCGAAGCGAGCTGGACGGACTACACGATCGAGGCGAAGCTCCGCGTCGACGACGGGAACTGGGCGGGGATCGTCTTCCGCGCCAAGAGCGACTTCGAGTACTACGTCGCCTACCTGAACGTGCCGGACAACAAGTCGGAGCTGTGGCGGCACAACCCGGGGGCCCACGACGCCCGGAACGCGATCAACAGCAACTTCGCCGCGAAGGATACCAAGGTCGAACGCGGCAAGTGGATGGACGTCAAGATCGAGATCGCGGGCGACCTGTTCAAGTATACGCTGAACGGCAAGCCGCAGTGGGAAGCCACCGACGGCAACTACAAGGCGGGCAAGGTCGGCGTGTGGACGTGGCAGACGTCGGCGAGCTTCGATGACTTCTCGGTGAACGGGAAGGGCATTCCAGTCGGTCTCGCCGTCGCGCCCCAGGGCAAAGCGGCGTCAGTGTGGGGCGTTCTGAAGTCCCGGTGA
- a CDS encoding DUF2851 family protein has product MHALAHRLPEFPEDWLRRVWATPDLLRRPLRTVDGRSVRVLSQGAPNPGDGPDFLDATVEIGDQPQRGHVEFHRRTRDWYAHGHHRDARYDGVVLHVVLAHGERQSGVRRRDGARVPTIELRGLLALPMDRLAPALSEPIRDALCPLDPSRDPMSARVDRLLDMAVARFLRKAERFGQRAEVVGEDAVFYEGLADALGYSRNREPFALLVQRVPLDALLGSDPFDAEACLLGAAGLLPSQRGIVDDDRYVTDLEARWNRVAGRIAHPMRESDWHVSPVRRGNLPARRVVALGRITQAMGGGFVDELVRLGESASWRALSRAFRAADDDYWASHDDFGSPSRRRLRHLVGDARARDIVVNVGLPALVARAGVQRNADLRDRALALYGAHPSLMSNAKVDWVRRHVLDAEANTRLSGAAAQQGMLELYDTHCEPRRCAACPLAVRLAF; this is encoded by the coding sequence ATGCACGCTCTCGCCCATAGACTTCCCGAGTTCCCGGAGGACTGGCTCCGACGGGTCTGGGCAACGCCCGATCTGCTGCGGAGACCCCTGCGAACCGTCGATGGGCGATCCGTCCGCGTCCTGAGCCAAGGAGCCCCGAACCCCGGCGACGGTCCCGACTTCCTCGACGCAACGGTCGAGATCGGCGATCAGCCGCAGCGGGGACACGTCGAGTTTCACCGTCGCACGCGCGACTGGTACGCCCACGGACACCATCGGGATGCCCGGTACGACGGCGTCGTCCTCCACGTCGTCCTAGCGCACGGTGAACGGCAATCGGGGGTGCGACGGCGCGATGGAGCGCGCGTGCCGACGATCGAGCTGCGCGGGCTACTGGCGCTGCCGATGGATCGTCTGGCTCCGGCGCTTTCGGAACCGATCCGCGACGCCCTCTGTCCCCTCGATCCGAGCCGCGATCCGATGAGCGCGAGGGTCGACCGGCTCCTCGATATGGCTGTCGCGCGGTTCCTGCGGAAGGCGGAGCGGTTCGGACAGCGGGCGGAGGTCGTCGGCGAGGACGCGGTGTTCTACGAAGGACTGGCGGATGCGCTGGGATACAGCCGGAACCGGGAGCCCTTCGCCCTGCTGGTACAGCGCGTGCCGCTCGACGCGCTTCTCGGTAGCGATCCGTTCGACGCCGAAGCGTGCTTGCTCGGAGCGGCGGGATTGCTGCCGTCCCAGCGAGGCATCGTCGATGATGACCGTTACGTCACCGATCTCGAAGCACGGTGGAACCGAGTCGCGGGTCGCATCGCCCATCCGATGCGCGAGTCAGACTGGCACGTGTCGCCGGTCCGTCGGGGGAACCTTCCGGCGAGGCGCGTCGTCGCGCTGGGGCGCATCACGCAGGCGATGGGCGGCGGATTCGTCGACGAGCTCGTGCGATTGGGCGAGTCGGCATCTTGGCGTGCGCTTAGCCGGGCGTTCCGCGCGGCGGACGACGACTATTGGGCGTCTCACGACGACTTCGGATCGCCGTCGCGGCGGCGTCTTCGTCATCTCGTCGGCGACGCTCGGGCTCGAGACATCGTCGTCAACGTGGGGCTGCCGGCGCTGGTCGCGCGGGCTGGCGTCCAGCGGAACGCCGATCTGCGCGACCGAGCGCTCGCGCTGTACGGAGCGCACCCGTCGCTGATGTCGAACGCGAAGGTGGATTGGGTGCGCCGCCACGTCCTCGATGCAGAGGCGAACACCCGCCTCTCCGGAGCGGCGGCACAGCAGGGAATGCTGGAGCTCTACGACACGCACTGCGAACCGCGTCGATGCGCGGCGTGTCCGCTGGCGGTCCGCCTAGCGTTTTGA
- a CDS encoding alpha-galactosidase — MVRDALAPHEAQSGHVTRREIDFARRWAERAFAGSSDDWLDGWAHVGLPFSFRIGDADSDALLTSWERHCLPDSNGSRSATRWRDPASGMTVLWETRRYADFPAVEWLLSFENAGESESPTLSDVNALRLRLNSAGTPYIVGGANGGRSFADDMIPFARRLPGVDGSRVLDLGGDHPSSNRHLPFFNISTPEHRGVFVGAGWSGHWAARLAVEGSALTTTAGLLNARYTLRPGERVRTARVLLLWWEGEPLHAHNVWRRLLHEHVVPKPGGELMEPPVSVNVCFTHHGHGGFLHQATESTVSTLVEPFADLGAELFIIDAGWYDGEPWHEWLGNWRYSRSKYPRGFRPIADSLRDRDVTFGLWFAPENVSKDAPVLAEHPEWVRQHQPGQGGTFRMELPEARAWFLGEVEALIRDEGMACYRQDGSGWYDAEPENRRGMSETEHLTGIYAMWDALLERHPELVMEGCSGGGRRIDLETARRFRWHQKSDRWYDSESDQCSLYGANLFLPGGTINIPTERTDDYGAWSSFAGQFCLGWHPLDADFPWEQARRQIELYKRLRPRLRGDFYPLTPCALDAPYLGFQFHRTDTGEGFALVFRRRVEVAYPVPETFRAALRGLESDATYAVRLESDASESVATGSELGDGIELRLASVPSAELIVYEPA; from the coding sequence GTGGTTCGAGACGCCCTCGCGCCGCACGAGGCGCAGAGCGGACACGTTACGCGGCGCGAGATCGACTTTGCGCGCCGTTGGGCGGAACGCGCCTTCGCGGGCTCGTCGGACGACTGGCTCGACGGCTGGGCGCACGTTGGGCTGCCCTTTTCGTTCCGCATCGGCGACGCCGACTCCGACGCTCTCCTGACATCCTGGGAACGCCACTGCCTGCCGGACTCGAACGGCTCCCGGTCGGCGACCCGCTGGCGCGATCCAGCTTCCGGGATGACCGTCCTGTGGGAGACGCGCCGCTACGCCGATTTCCCAGCCGTCGAGTGGCTCCTCTCCTTCGAGAACGCTGGTGAGAGCGAGTCTCCGACGCTCTCCGACGTGAACGCGCTACGCCTCCGACTCAACAGCGCGGGAACCCCCTACATCGTCGGCGGAGCCAACGGCGGACGCAGCTTCGCCGACGACATGATCCCCTTCGCCCGCCGGCTTCCCGGCGTGGACGGCAGCCGCGTCCTCGACCTGGGCGGCGACCATCCGTCCAGCAACCGCCATCTGCCCTTCTTCAACATCTCGACGCCGGAGCATCGCGGCGTCTTCGTGGGGGCCGGCTGGTCGGGTCACTGGGCGGCGCGTCTCGCCGTCGAAGGAAGCGCGTTGACGACGACCGCCGGGCTTCTGAACGCCCGGTACACGCTCCGTCCCGGTGAGCGCGTTCGAACGGCGCGGGTGCTGCTCCTCTGGTGGGAGGGCGAACCGCTCCACGCCCACAACGTCTGGCGGCGATTGCTCCACGAGCACGTGGTTCCCAAGCCCGGCGGCGAGCTCATGGAACCGCCCGTGTCGGTCAACGTCTGTTTCACGCACCACGGTCACGGCGGGTTCCTGCACCAGGCGACGGAATCGACCGTCTCGACACTCGTCGAGCCCTTCGCCGATCTGGGCGCGGAGCTCTTTATCATCGACGCGGGATGGTACGACGGCGAACCCTGGCATGAATGGCTCGGGAACTGGCGCTACTCGCGGTCGAAGTATCCGCGCGGGTTCCGACCCATCGCCGATTCGCTGCGCGACCGCGATGTGACGTTCGGGCTCTGGTTCGCGCCGGAGAACGTCAGCAAGGACGCGCCGGTTCTCGCCGAACACCCGGAGTGGGTACGCCAGCATCAGCCGGGTCAAGGCGGAACGTTTCGGATGGAGCTGCCGGAGGCGCGCGCGTGGTTCCTCGGCGAGGTCGAGGCGCTCATCCGGGACGAAGGGATGGCGTGCTACCGTCAGGACGGCTCCGGCTGGTACGACGCGGAGCCTGAGAACCGACGCGGCATGTCCGAGACGGAGCACCTGACCGGCATCTACGCGATGTGGGACGCCCTTCTGGAGCGGCATCCAGAGCTCGTCATGGAGGGTTGCTCCGGCGGCGGCAGGCGGATCGACCTCGAAACCGCCCGTCGGTTCCGCTGGCACCAGAAGTCCGACCGCTGGTACGACTCCGAGAGCGACCAGTGCAGCCTCTACGGCGCGAACCTCTTCCTCCCCGGCGGGACCATCAACATCCCGACGGAGCGCACGGATGATTACGGCGCGTGGTCGAGCTTCGCCGGGCAGTTTTGCCTTGGGTGGCATCCGCTGGACGCCGACTTCCCGTGGGAGCAAGCCCGCCGGCAGATCGAGCTCTACAAGCGGCTGCGCCCGCGACTGCGCGGCGACTTCTACCCGCTGACTCCTTGCGCGCTGGACGCGCCGTATCTCGGGTTCCAGTTCCACCGCACAGACACGGGCGAGGGCTTCGCGCTGGTGTTCCGCCGCCGCGTCGAGGTCGCCTATCCGGTTCCCGAGACGTTCCGCGCGGCGCTCAGAGGCTTGGAGTCGGACGCAACGTATGCCGTGCGGCTGGAATCCGACGCCTCGGAGTCCGTCGCCACAGGGTCGGAGCTCGGCGACGGGATCGAGCTCCGGCTCGCGTCGGTTCCCTCGGCAGAGCTCATCGTTTACGAACCCGCGTAG
- a CDS encoding DUF1080 domain-containing protein, protein MRRLIAIAGALLLIGSGSAFGLTWDFETAAQGAQWASPQGKWGVAGGVLAVTSKDLPAQRSFAGDASWKDYTIETKLRVDDGNWAGVIFRAKSDFEYYVAYVNVPDNKTELWRHKADKHDSRDAVNSNNAAKDTKVERGAWMDVKIDVKGDTFTFVLNGKDQWTHKDALYTAGKVGAFTWQTTASWDNFKVTGPGIDSTTPVEPKSKLAATWGLLKTE, encoded by the coding sequence ATGCGTCGGTTGATCGCGATTGCAGGTGCGCTGCTGTTGATCGGGTCGGGTTCGGCGTTCGGGCTGACGTGGGACTTCGAAACGGCTGCCCAGGGAGCCCAGTGGGCGTCGCCGCAGGGCAAGTGGGGCGTCGCGGGCGGCGTTCTCGCGGTGACCAGCAAGGACCTTCCGGCTCAGCGCAGCTTCGCTGGCGATGCGAGCTGGAAGGACTACACGATCGAGACGAAGCTCCGAGTCGACGACGGGAACTGGGCGGGAGTCATCTTCCGCGCCAAGAGCGACTTCGAGTACTACGTCGCGTACGTGAACGTCCCCGACAACAAGACGGAGCTGTGGCGCCACAAGGCGGACAAGCACGACTCCCGCGATGCGGTCAACAGCAACAATGCCGCCAAGGACACCAAGGTGGAACGCGGCGCCTGGATGGACGTCAAGATCGACGTCAAGGGCGACACCTTCACCTTTGTCCTCAACGGCAAGGACCAGTGGACGCACAAGGACGCCCTCTACACCGCCGGCAAGGTCGGCGCGTTCACATGGCAGACGACGGCGTCCTGGGACAACTTCAAGGTGACGGGCCCCGGCATCGATTCGACGACGCCGGTGGAACCCAAGAGCAAGCTCGCCGCGACGTGGGGTCTGCTCAAGACCGAGTAG